In Thermus antranikianii DSM 12462, the genomic window GCCCATTGAGTGGGTGCCCATCAGCCAAATCGTGCCTAACGCCACTCCACCCAGGGCTCATTACAACTGGGAGGTGATCGAGCGGTTCCGCGACTCGATCCTCAGGAACGGCCTTATCCACCCTCTCGTCGTGTACCGACGGCTGACGTTGGTTAATCCGCCTTTCGTTTTACTCGATGGTCACTACCGCTATTACGCCCTCCAGCGCATCGCTGAGAAGCGAGAAGGTGGGGGCGACCTCAAGGTGCCCGTCCTGGTCGTGACGGGCATGGCTCAGTTCAACGCTCTGGGAATTCGCTTTACAGCAGACTCTGGCTTGGTTGTTCCCCATTCCGATCTAGATCGCGCTCTGCAAATTGACGCACTGCTTTCTATGGCTGACGTACCCCTAGGGGTGTTTGTAGCTGTGCTCCGAGAAATCCTATCGGCAAAGTCTAAAGGCAATCAGCATGACCTTGTTCCTAATGCGTTGACCCTTAGGTTGCTTGGAGTGTTTGGTCTTAAGCCAAGTAAGGCAGTCTACTACCTGGGGACCTTTTTGGAGGAACCTGCCCTCTACGAGTTGGCTAAGGCGCGGCTGGTTGGAGATCCGGTGTTTCGGGTTTTGGCCCAGCGCAGGGTACGGGCGCATCCCCTGTTCAGCACGTTTCTGGAACGAGCGAAGTGGGGTATTCCAGATGAGAAAGCGTTCGCCCGGGAGGTGCGTGCGATTGTGGCCCCAGATACCCCTGCGGCCCGAAAAGAGTCTGTCTACCGGGGCCTTCGGCGTCTGGCGAAGCGGGCTGGAGGTTGGAAGCGCCTGGCTGAACTCCTCGACGACTGGCTCCGGGCTCTGCCGCCTGAGGAGGTCAAGTAAATGGCAGTCCCTTACGGAGAGTTGCGGCGCGCGATTGATCTCGGCTTGCCCGTGCCTGTGGTCCTAAGCGGGGTGAGGAGCCGGCCCTTCGACCTCATGGCGCTCTTTTTGGGGAACTGCATTGGGAGGGTGGCAAACTGGGTAAAGGAACCTGACGTGGCTCTTCTGGAGTGCCTTCGCCCTCGGTTGCTCTGGGAATATTTTGAGTACCCTGAGATCCAGGGGGAGGTAATTGAAAAGTGGGTTCTCCATCCAGACTCGCCTTGCCCGTTTCCTTTTCCTGTTGTTGCCGTACCGGGATTTGGCAGGATTGTAGTGCTTTTTGGCAGGGTGTGGCCTAAGGGGATGCTTAGACAAGGTTACTACTGGACCTTGGCGCAATCCGAAGAGCTGCCTATTCGACACCGGAGGTTATTGATGGAGATGGCCCGGGGAAGGGTCGAGGGACTTACCCGCCACCAGCGGGATTACATGTGGAAGCTGTATAAGGAAGGGATCAAGCCCTAGAAATCCCGTCCAGGACAAGCGAAATCGCCCCTTTTTCCGCAAAGGGGCAGTTCTTGTTGTACGCGTCACCTTTTGTTTCCGGAGTCACTGGTTACCTCCTGAACGGAGGAGGGAGAGGGGCAGAAAAATAGGGGGGCGAGGGTATGGTGGGGGGCACTATGCCCGGAAAGGGTGGGTCCCCTAGCGACCTAGGGTCTAGAGGATATCTGTCCAGTAGCTACCATGTACTGACTTTCCCTGTCGTTCCAGCAGTATGTGGTTGGGGTTCATTCGTCCCCGGGCAGCGGCTTCTGTGTAGACCCGCATCCGTGCATCGGGCCACCCGTAGATTTCCACCCGCCCGCTCCTCTCCACCCGGAGGAAGATCACCAGGGGGGCCTCGAGGTCCAAGACCATCCTGCCATCGGTAGAGCCTAGGTGCACCCTCCGGGGGGCGGGGAGATTCCGAGCCCGCCAGAGGAGGTGGGGGAAGAGGTTTTCGACGGGGGCCAGGACCCGCTCGGGCTCCTTCTGGGCCGGGTAGTAGAAGGTGGCCCATACGGGTTCGGGGACGCCCTCCCGGGCCAGGAGGATGCAGGTCAGGCGCTCCAGCCGGAGGAGTTCCCGGGCGGGAATACGCTTTCCCTCCTCTAGGGCGTGGGGAAGGGCATGCTTCCAGGCAGTCAGGGTAGGGCGGTGCTCAGGGGGCGGGGCAGGGGAGAAGACCACCCGCTCCCCCTCCCGGCGTACCGTGTAGGTGGCCTCCTCTAGGACGCCCAGCAGGTTCACGGTCAAGGGCTCCATTCTTCCACCTCCTCAAGCCCAGACTGGGGGGTTGGCACGGGGGGAGGGAGGGGGGACGATTTTGGGCCAAGCTCCCGATTTTGGGCCAAGGAGTTGGCCCAAAATCCTTCCTCGTCCTGGACGGCATTTTCCCGATTTTGGGCCAAGGGCATAGAGAGATTAGGGCGGGGGAGTCGGAGAACCTTAGGGGCTCCTCTCCCCGGAAGCGCCACCTCCTCCACCAGCCCCCGTTCCCTGAGCCCGGATAGGGCCCGCTTGGCGGTGCGCTCGGAGACGTTGCCCCGCTGGACCACCTCCTCCAGGAGGGCTTTCCGGGGGAGGCCTTCTTCCCCTGCTTCCGCCAAAAGCTCTAGGATGGCCTTCTCCGCCCGCTCCTCCAGGGTGACTGCTTCGGGCAAGGGATAGGGCCTGAAGTAGGCCCCCTCCCCATCCGCAAGCCACACCAGCTCGAGGCCAATGGGCGGCGGCAGGGGGGCATAGGACTGCTTCACACAGGTGAGCTTCACCACGTCCCTGCCCTCCACCTCTTTGGGGGGTATGCGGTCCAGGGCAAAAGCCGCCCGAGGGGAGAAGAGCTTGGCGGTAGAGCCCAATGGCCCCTTTTCGGCCACGGTCTGCCCGGGGGCAAGCTTCCCTACGTGATCCAGCAGGAGGAGGGCCGCCCCCGTGGCCTGGGCCAGGGAGGTCAGGGCACGGATGGGGGCGTGCACCTGCTGGGGCTTGATCACATCCACCCCCAAGAAGGCAGAAGAGAAGGCGTCCAGCACGATGAGGGCCGGGGGGTCTTGGCGAAGCTCCTCCTCGAGGGCCCGCACGTCCTCGGGGGTCAGGCCTCCCTCCACGGCCCGGAGGTCCAGGAGGGCTGTATCGGCATCTTCGTAGGCCCGGAGGAAGCGACAAAGCCAAAGAGCGTAGCCCAGCCCCCCGGGATCGTCTGCATCCAAAATGAGCACCTTCCCCCGCTTCACGGGGCGCTTGCCGAAGAGCCCCTGGGGCCGGAGGGCCTGGACGGCGAGGAAGGCCACCAGGCGGGTCTTGCCCTCCCCCTGCTTGGCAAAAAGGACGCTCACATAACCCGAGGGGATGAGCTCGTCCACAAACCACTCCACCACGGGAGGCTCCTGGGGAAGGGCAAGGCGCTTCACCGCCATCCCTCATCACCCCCTTTCTTCCAGGGATTGGGGTCCTTATATTGTGATGTTTCGTTGGCCCAAAATCGGGTTTTTGCCGTCCAGGACGATGCAGGATTTTGGGCCAAGGGGCTGGCCCAAAATACCTCTTTTGGCCCAAAATCCCCCCGATCCTCTAGGTGGAGGGGTGCCCGGCTTCCCACCTCGAGGCCCCATCGCACCGCCTCCCGGGCCTCCCGCTCAGGAAGCCCGGCCTGCATGGCGGCGGCTACCAGGACTTCTTCCGCTTCGTGGGGGTCTAGCCCGTGGGGGAGGAGCCCCCCAGCGGCCCTGGCGTAGGCGATCAAGGTGTTGTGACGGGTGCCCACGGGGGCGCTTGCCACCCGGTCCGCATAGGCCTCGAGGATCGCCCTCAGCCTCCGGGGAGAAGTCCCCTCGGGAGGGGCGGGGGGCTTCACCTCCTCTCGCCGGGGAAGGGCCTCCTTTAGGAAGTCCAGAAGTTCTGCTGTTCTCTCCTGGGGCTCAGGGGGGAAGCCCGGGAGGAGGAGTCCCGTGTAGGTGAAAAACCGCCCTCCCACCTCCTTGTAGGCGTAGACCTCCACCCCCATGGGGCCCAGGGTGAACCGGGCGGCCCGGTCCCCTTCCAGGTGGGCCCAGAGGAGGATGTGCAAACCCCTGCCAGATGGGGAAAGCTCAGCGTAGCTCCCAAACCGCCTCAGAAGCTCCTGGGCCTCGAGGGGAATGCCCTCCCCGGGCCACCCCTTCCAGTCGAGATCGATGCCCACCAGCCCCCCACCCAGGACCACCCCCAGGCCGGAGTAGCGGCCCGGGTAGCGCCTCAGGGCGGCCAGAGCCTCCTCGTAGGTGCCCCAGTCCTCCGGGCGGCGTACCGAAGCCCGGTAGGGCTTGGGAGAGCCCTTGGGAGAGTAGGGCACCTTGGTCGGCCCGCCTTCCCGTTCCTCAGCACGCCACACAAGCCAACGACGCTCTTTTGCCAGGGTGACGGCTACAATGGGATTAGACTTCTGCATAGGAGTCTCCTTTCCGCTACCCCCGCGCCTCCACGCGGGGGGCCTCCTTTTCTCCTGCAAGGAGCCGCTCGACCGAGGTCCTGACGATGTAAAGCCGCTTCCCCTGGGGCAGGCGGAACCCCTCCGGGGCCAGGATGCCCACCCCGGCCTTGGGCTCCCGCGTCCACCAGGCGCGGATGGTGACCAGGCTTTCCTCCGGCCCGTGGGGCCGCTTCTCCCCTGGCGAAAGCGGCAAAACCGTGTAGCCTAGGCGGACGTAACCCAACGTGGCATGCATCACTGCAGGCCCTCCCTGCCTCTCCTGGCGTCACTCGACGTTTTTTCCGTAACCAGCTCCTCTAACCGCCCGTCAATTAGGGCCTCTGCTACCCGTACTGGAATTAGGAGCCTGCGCCCGATTCGAATTCCGTGCTGGCGAGCTATTTTGTACGCCAAGTCCCGGCCAATAATTTCGGGCCCAAGCATCTGTCTTAGTTGGTTAACCGTGAGTAAGCGGCGGTTTCCGTTCACACTGGGAGAGTAGCGTATGGTCTTTTGGCTCTTGAAAAACAAATTTTGTCGTCCAGGACGACCATAGAGCCTCCTTTAGGGCAGTTTTTGTGGTGAGCCCCAAGGGTGACGCCCCGGGAGGGGGGGTGGGGGGAAGGGGCGGGGGAGGTTGTGGCGAGCCAGAGCATGCTATCTTGCGAGGCAAAGCCTATGGAACTTCGAGTAATTCCCACCCCTGACTTTCGGGAGCTTCTGGAACGCCTCGAAGCCGCCGTGAGTGCTTTGGAGCGGATGGCGGGAACAGGCCGCCTCAAGACAACAGGCAACAGGATGGGCTACAGCGTGGCAGAGGTTGCCGAGCTCCTCGGGCTGAGCAAGAACCTGGTCTACAGGGCCATCCACTCCGGGAACCTGAGGGCCGTCAAGCTGGGAGGAAGGCTGATTGTTTCGCACCGGGCACTGGAAGAGTGGCTGGGTTACGTGGGCTCCGAGGAGCAAAAGGGACCTCGAGGCCGAACTTGGTGAGCCTCGGAGGGCCTGGGCTACCCTAAGGGCATGAGGCCCCTTTTGGGTCTCGCGTGGGCGGTCCTCCTGGGTCTGGCCCTGGCCCTCAGCCCCCAAGGCGGGCTCCAGGGGCCCCTTCAAGTGGTGCGGGTGGTGGACGGGGACACGGTGGAGCTGGCCGGGGTGGGCGCCGTGCGGCTCATCGGGATAGATGCGCCGGAGTCGGGGTACAACCGGAGGACCTCGGGTCCGGAGGAGGTGCGGCTGGGCCTCGAGGCCAAGGCCTTTCTCACCCGCCTGCTCCAGGGAAAGCGGGTCTGGGTGGAGCTGGATGTCCAGGAGCGGGACCGCTACCGCCGGGTGCTGGCCTACCTGTACCTGGAGGATCCCAAGGGAGACTGGACCTATGGGGCCAGGCGCTTCCGCCAGGTGAACCTGGAGGTGGTGCGCGCCGGGTGGGCCGAGCCCTACACGGTGCCGCCCAATGTCCGGTACGCCGATCTCTACCTCCAGGCGGCGCGGGAGGCCCGGGCCAGGGGGGCGGGGATGTGGGGGGAGAGCGCGCAGGGGGCCTCGAGGCCGGGAAGCGGGAAGTGCGACCCCGCTTATCCCGCGGTCTGCATCCCTCCGCCGCCCCCGGACCTGGACTGCGGGGACATACCCTTCCGCAACTTCAAGGTGCTTCCCCCCGACCCGCACCGCTTTGACCGGGACGGGGACGGGGTGGGGTGTGAAAGCCGCTAATCCCCCACCAACACCACCTCCACCGTCACCCCCTTGGGGGTGAGGTCCCGCACCTTCACCTCGGCTACCCGGCCGGCCACGGGGGAGCGCACCAGCTGGCGCTCCGCCTCCCGGTCCCGCCTCCGCTCCAGCCTCGAGGCCTCCAGCCTGGCCTCCCGCAGGCGCTCCTCCAGGTGGGCCCGCTCCCCGGTGTAGTCCAGGACCAGGCGCTTCCGCCTGGCCAGAAGCTCCTCCACCCGGGCCTCGGCCTCCAGGAGCTTCAGCCGGGGCTCCGCCCCCTGGGCGGCCAGGTAGCGCAGGCGGTCCCGGGCCTCCCGGGCCCGGGCAAGCTCCCCCTCCAGGACTTCCCTCTCCAGGCGGAAGCGCCCCTCCAACCGGGCCAGGTCGGCCTCGAGGCGTGAGGCTTCCTCCTGCTTGGCCCCCGCCCTCTCGGCCAGCTCCTCCAGGGGAGCCTCGTCCACATACCGGGCCAGGGGCTCCCCCTCCTCCACCCGGTCCCCGGGGCGCACCAGGAGGCCGGAGAGGCTGGGCAGGTCGGGGATGACGATGGGATGGACCTGGGGCAGGACCGGGAGGTGGGTCGAAGCATCGAAGGGTGGGCTGAGAAGATGGTTGAGGGAAGGGGATTCCCTAAGCCGGGTTTCGGCTTGCCCCTCACGCCTCCTCGAGGCCATACTCCGCCTTGAGGGCGTTGCTGTTTTCCCGCAGGGCCCGGGCGAGATCTTCCGGGAAGCCCTCTTCGGCCTCCGCCTCCACCTCAAGGACCACCCGCACCCGCACCCCAGGTTCCTTGGCCAGTTGGAGGACGATTTCCTTGGCCAAGAGGTCGGCCTCCCGCAGGAGGTCGGTGGCAGGAACCTCCTTCTTTAGGTAGAACCGCCTGGGCTTGGGCTGGGGTGGGGGAGGAGGCGGGACGGGCGGGGCTATGGTAGATCCACCTCCTAACGTGTTTGGCGTTGCAGTTTCAGTATTTTCCATTGTGGTCTCGGGGGGGTGGGGCTTCTCCTCCGCCTTGGCCCTTTCCGCCACCTCCTGCTCCAGGAGGAACCCCGCCAGGTTGGGGGCAAACCCGCCTTCGCGCCA contains:
- a CDS encoding ParB/RepB/Spo0J family partition protein, whose protein sequence is MATLRVLSPREVIVEGRVTLVGDTSTPIEWVPISQIVPNATPPRAHYNWEVIERFRDSILRNGLIHPLVVYRRLTLVNPPFVLLDGHYRYYALQRIAEKREGGGDLKVPVLVVTGMAQFNALGIRFTADSGLVVPHSDLDRALQIDALLSMADVPLGVFVAVLREILSAKSKGNQHDLVPNALTLRLLGVFGLKPSKAVYYLGTFLEEPALYELAKARLVGDPVFRVLAQRRVRAHPLFSTFLERAKWGIPDEKAFAREVRAIVAPDTPAARKESVYRGLRRLAKRAGGWKRLAELLDDWLRALPPEEVK
- a CDS encoding AAA family ATPase — encoded protein: MAVKRLALPQEPPVVEWFVDELIPSGYVSVLFAKQGEGKTRLVAFLAVQALRPQGLFGKRPVKRGKVLILDADDPGGLGYALWLCRFLRAYEDADTALLDLRAVEGGLTPEDVRALEEELRQDPPALIVLDAFSSAFLGVDVIKPQQVHAPIRALTSLAQATGAALLLLDHVGKLAPGQTVAEKGPLGSTAKLFSPRAAFALDRIPPKEVEGRDVVKLTCVKQSYAPLPPPIGLELVWLADGEGAYFRPYPLPEAVTLEERAEKAILELLAEAGEEGLPRKALLEEVVQRGNVSERTAKRALSGLRERGLVEEVALPGRGAPKVLRLPRPNLSMPLAQNRENAVQDEEGFWANSLAQNRELGPKSSPLPPPVPTPQSGLEEVEEWSP
- a CDS encoding DNA primase, whose product is MQKSNPIVAVTLAKERRWLVWRAEEREGGPTKVPYSPKGSPKPYRASVRRPEDWGTYEEALAALRRYPGRYSGLGVVLGGGLVGIDLDWKGWPGEGIPLEAQELLRRFGSYAELSPSGRGLHILLWAHLEGDRAARFTLGPMGVEVYAYKEVGGRFFTYTGLLLPGFPPEPQERTAELLDFLKEALPRREEVKPPAPPEGTSPRRLRAILEAYADRVASAPVGTRHNTLIAYARAAGGLLPHGLDPHEAEEVLVAAAMQAGLPEREAREAVRWGLEVGSRAPLHLEDRGDFGPKEVFWASPLAQNPASSWTAKTRFWANETSQYKDPNPWKKGGDEGWR
- a CDS encoding bifunctional DNA primase/polymerase, whose amino-acid sequence is MHATLGYVRLGYTVLPLSPGEKRPHGPEESLVTIRAWWTREPKAGVGILAPEGFRLPQGKRLYIVRTSVERLLAGEKEAPRVEARG
- a CDS encoding helix-turn-helix domain-containing protein, with translation MELRVIPTPDFRELLERLEAAVSALERMAGTGRLKTTGNRMGYSVAEVAELLGLSKNLVYRAIHSGNLRAVKLGGRLIVSHRALEEWLGYVGSEEQKGPRGRTW
- a CDS encoding thermonuclease family protein; translated protein: MRPLLGLAWAVLLGLALALSPQGGLQGPLQVVRVVDGDTVELAGVGAVRLIGIDAPESGYNRRTSGPEEVRLGLEAKAFLTRLLQGKRVWVELDVQERDRYRRVLAYLYLEDPKGDWTYGARRFRQVNLEVVRAGWAEPYTVPPNVRYADLYLQAAREARARGAGMWGESAQGASRPGSGKCDPAYPAVCIPPPPPDLDCGDIPFRNFKVLPPDPHRFDRDGDGVGCESR